The Vicia villosa cultivar HV-30 ecotype Madison, WI unplaced genomic scaffold, Vvil1.0 ctg.004845F_1_1, whole genome shotgun sequence genome window below encodes:
- the LOC131642341 gene encoding uncharacterized protein LOC131642341: protein MAPFSNRCFGPTWFKVVFLGNTPTLRAQLNAIWAAFLTPTLLSHRIVSTDLSGPDHTNQIEAPAPKPSRKRPSTSNNTTTKKNKTVRKLVVPTESDETTSPPNQESEIFSRPPLPTPPKRQKVVKNIPKVNSPTVDHTQEKVVEVAEKIAEATPDSNLFSPQRTDAFGSNNDSANTPGRSRTDLQDKPIINQTPATKNVEAVDVPRPEHNAKLRPNSFEIPAQLTNPDAKIDASLVEAICQLKAHLNEPEFLAVLESSEHLGGEIRKILDLLIKASLPAVVVQFFFDFEAYFDQLWRDLMMKKNITRQAKNKEREMEREWDASAASTKKVEEFQEKTLKFSDKKGEIDNKIVDCKAQIDDLNQKIQDLEQEKINLAKTEEIPSPEIINQEVLKGLGHGENALKLESSIRQLRQNLSRLDSKIDFESAKLAYFRNNFPTL, encoded by the exons ATGGCTCCTTTCTCCAACAGATGTTTTGGGCCGACTTGGTTTAAAGTTGTTTTCCTTGGGAACACTCCAACCCTTCGAGCTCAACTAAATGCTATTTGGGCTGCTTTTCTGACCCCAACACTTCTCTCTCATCGTATTGTGTCGACAG ATCTTTCAGGGCCTGATCATACCAATCAAATCGAAGCTCCTGCTCCTAAGCCAAGTCGAAAGCGCCCTAGTACGTCAAACAACACCACCACCAAGAAAAACAAAACTGTTAGAAAG TTGGTAGTTCCTACTGAATCAGACGAAACTACGTCTCCACCGAatcaagaaagtgagattttttcACGACCCCCGCTTCCGACTCCACCAAAGAGACAGAAAGTTGTAAAGAACATTCCCAAAGTG AATTCACCAACTGTCGACCACACTCAGGAGAAAGTTGTCGAGGTTGCTGAAAAAATTGCTGAAGCTACTCCTGACTCCAACCTTTTTAGCCCTCAAAGGACTGACGCTTTTGGAAGCAACAATGATTCGGCTAACACTCCAGGTCGAAGTCGAACAGATCTCCAAGACAAACCCATCATCAATCAAACACCTGCTACAAAAAATGTTGAAGCTGTTGATGTCCCTCGACCAGAACACAATGCA aagCTGCGACCAAATTCTTTTGAGATTCCTGCTCAATTGACCAATCCTGATGCTAAGATTGATGCTTCTCTTGTCGAAGCTATATGCCAGCTAAAAGCCCATCTGAACGAACCTGAGTTTCTCGCTGTtcttgagagttctgaacatcttggtggagaaattcgTAAGATCCTAGACTTACTAATTAAAGCTTCTCTTCCAGCAGTTGTTGTtcaattcttctttgattttgaggcgtacTTTGACCAGCTCTGGAGGGACCTTATGATGAAGAAGAACATCACTCGTCAAGCAAAGAACAAAGAGCGTGAAATGGAGAGGGAATGGGATGCCAGTGCAGCTTCaaccaaaaaggttgaagaatttcaggAGAAAACCTTAAAGTTTTCTGATAAGAAGGGAGAGATCGACAACAAGATTGTTGACTGCAAGGCTCAAATTGATGATCTTAACCAGAAGATTCaagatcttgaacaagagaaaatcAATTTGGCTAAAACTGAAGAAATCCCTTCGCCTGAAATTATTAACCAAGAAGTCttgaaaggacttggtcatggtgaaaatgcCCTCAAGTTGGAAAGCAGCATTCGACAACTTAGACAAAATTTGTCTCGACTTGATTCTAAGATTGACTTTGAGTCGGCCAAGTTAGCCTATTTTAGGAACAACTTTCcaactttgtaa